A single genomic interval of Actinomycetota bacterium harbors:
- a CDS encoding biotin transporter BioY produces the protein MTEYGNAERLRTVRLGLYVRRESLSLAGKITLALAFALAIGLSAQIRIPLPFSPVPVTGQTFAVLAAGVLLGRKWGSFSLASYVALGAAGIPWFNGGGAGMSFIAGPTGGYLIGFILAAGIIGFIVDKFPAARGFLPMLAIMLAVNFVVIYGLGLAWLGVYLSAIKGATVTLPALLAMGALPFIAGDTGKAVLAALMAKTVTPKEESF, from the coding sequence TTGACAGAATACGGAAATGCCGAGAGGCTAAGAACGGTCCGACTTGGTTTGTATGTCAGACGTGAATCGCTATCACTGGCCGGCAAGATAACCCTGGCGCTGGCTTTTGCCTTAGCGATAGGCTTGTCGGCCCAGATAAGGATTCCACTGCCGTTTAGCCCGGTTCCGGTAACCGGCCAGACTTTCGCGGTTCTGGCGGCCGGCGTTCTGCTCGGACGCAAATGGGGCAGTTTCAGCCTGGCCTCGTATGTCGCTTTGGGAGCGGCGGGCATACCCTGGTTCAACGGCGGCGGCGCGGGAATGTCATTCATTGCCGGACCCACCGGCGGTTATCTGATCGGTTTCATCTTAGCGGCCGGCATCATCGGCTTCATTGTCGACAAATTCCCGGCGGCCCGCGGATTCCTGCCCATGCTGGCCATCATGCTGGCTGTAAACTTTGTCGTTATTTACGGCCTGGGATTGGCCTGGCTGGGCGTTTACCTGAGCGCGATCAAGGGCGCCACCGTAACGTTGCCGGCGCTGCTGGCCATGGGAGCGCTCCCGTTCATCGCGGGCGATACTGGCAAAGCAGTTTTGGCCGCGCTGATGGCTAAGACCGTTACACCGAAGGAAGAGTCTTTTTAG
- a CDS encoding type III pantothenate kinase: MAKAKLLLAIDVGNTQSVAGTYSGDALKRHWRISTHPRKTSDEWALVISELMTLNGGSLDKVDDVVMSSVVPEATQALEAMCRKTLQLEPMIVGPETPAGIKIATSNPAEVGADRIVNAAAAFRFYGGPTIIVDFGTATTFDAISAAGEYLGGAIAPGIEISLDALYSRAARLSEIKLETPQHVIGRDTTESMQSGIIFGYAGQVDTLVRKISVELGVGLDKIKIIATGGLAETVVKACGTITVHDPLLTLKGLKLIWDLNR, from the coding sequence GTGGCTAAAGCAAAATTACTGCTGGCAATCGATGTCGGTAATACACAATCCGTCGCCGGCACCTATTCGGGCGACGCCCTAAAGCGGCATTGGCGGATTTCTACGCATCCCAGAAAAACCAGCGACGAATGGGCGTTGGTGATTTCCGAACTGATGACCTTGAACGGCGGTTCGTTGGACAAGGTCGACGATGTCGTCATGAGCTCGGTCGTGCCTGAGGCGACACAGGCTTTGGAAGCCATGTGCCGTAAGACGCTGCAGCTTGAGCCGATGATTGTCGGACCGGAGACACCGGCCGGTATCAAAATCGCGACCTCAAATCCGGCCGAAGTCGGCGCCGACCGCATTGTCAACGCCGCCGCCGCGTTCCGGTTCTACGGGGGGCCGACTATCATCGTTGACTTCGGGACGGCGACGACTTTTGACGCCATCTCCGCCGCCGGGGAGTATTTGGGCGGAGCCATCGCGCCCGGAATCGAAATTTCACTCGACGCGTTGTACTCCCGCGCGGCGCGCCTATCGGAAATCAAGCTGGAGACACCGCAGCATGTCATCGGCCGTGATACGACCGAGAGCATGCAGTCAGGCATCATATTCGGATACGCCGGCCAGGTCGATACCCTAGTCAGAAAGATATCCGTCGAACTCGGCGTCGGTCTGGACAAAATCAAGATCATCGCGACCGGCGGTTTAGCCGAAACTGTCGTCAAGGCCTGCGGCACAATAACCGTCCACGACCCCCTTCTAACCCTCAAAGGTCTTAAACTCATCTGGGATCTCAACCGCTAA
- a CDS encoding quinate 5-dehydrogenase produces the protein MSQREVISVSIGSSNRNHEVDVELLGQSFKIRRVGTDGDVEAALKMLSELDGKVDAFGLGGICFCLVGPGGRESKIRSAKPFRKAVKKTPLLDGTGLKNTLERNAVYYMRDVEGFDFVDKKVLMVSAVDRFGMAEALSDVGCRMIFGDLIFGLKIPIAIKSMRQFRILARVMLPVATKLPFKVLYPTGTEQNETSPEKFAKYFNKAEIIAGDYLYIKKYMPDDMTGKVIITNTVTASDVAEMRRRGVSLLITTTPEFNGRSFGTNVMEATCVALLDKDPEEVTPEDYYEILKRLGFKPRIERW, from the coding sequence GTGAGCCAAAGAGAAGTGATCAGCGTAAGTATCGGCTCCTCAAACCGGAATCACGAAGTTGACGTAGAGCTTCTGGGACAGAGCTTCAAAATCAGGCGCGTCGGCACGGACGGCGATGTGGAAGCGGCTTTAAAGATGCTCAGTGAACTGGATGGCAAAGTCGACGCCTTCGGCTTGGGCGGCATATGTTTTTGCCTGGTCGGCCCGGGCGGACGGGAGAGCAAGATCCGATCGGCCAAGCCTTTCAGAAAAGCGGTCAAGAAGACGCCGCTGCTTGATGGAACAGGGTTAAAAAACACGCTTGAGCGTAACGCCGTGTACTATATGAGGGACGTCGAAGGCTTCGACTTCGTCGACAAGAAGGTCTTGATGGTCAGTGCCGTCGACCGTTTCGGGATGGCCGAGGCTTTAAGCGACGTGGGCTGCCGGATGATTTTCGGCGATTTGATTTTCGGCCTGAAGATTCCTATCGCGATCAAGAGCATGCGCCAGTTCAGAATCCTGGCTAGGGTTATGCTTCCCGTAGCGACCAAGCTGCCTTTCAAGGTGCTCTACCCGACGGGGACAGAGCAAAACGAGACTTCGCCGGAGAAGTTCGCCAAGTACTTTAATAAAGCGGAGATAATCGCCGGCGACTACCTCTATATAAAGAAATACATGCCGGACGACATGACGGGGAAAGTGATTATTACGAACACCGTCACGGCGTCGGATGTTGCCGAGATGCGCCGGAGGGGCGTGTCGCTGTTAATAACGACAACGCCGGAATTCAACGGCCGGTCGTTCGGCACCAACGTCATGGAGGCGACCTGCGTGGCGCTTTTGGATAAGGATCCGGAAGAGGTAACGCCGGAAGACTACTACGAAATCCTGAAACGACTGGGCTTTAAGCCGAGGATCGAGAGATGGTGA
- a CDS encoding quinate 5-dehydrogenase, translating to MTDKQKDVVSVSLGSSSRDHEVEVDLLGQKFKIKRVGTDGDIKKAKKMIKELDGSVDAFGLGGIDLYLFAPGGKRYKIREAKKFKKLAKKSDMVDGSGLKNTLERKTIEYMKDEEDFQFVDKKVLMVSAVDRFGMAEALHEAGAKMVFGDLIFGLKIPVAIRSMRQFEILARILLPVATKLPFKVLYPTGSEQDKKPRDKYGKYYREADIIAGDYLFIKKYMPQDMEGKVIITNTVTPADVEELKKRGVALLITTTPEFEGRSFGTNVMEATCVALLGKNADDITPEDYLEVLQKLGFKPRVERLAETED from the coding sequence ATGACAGACAAGCAAAAAGACGTCGTCAGCGTAAGCCTAGGCTCATCCAGCAGGGACCACGAAGTTGAAGTGGACCTCTTGGGGCAGAAATTCAAGATAAAACGCGTCGGGACCGACGGGGACATAAAAAAAGCCAAAAAGATGATAAAGGAACTGGACGGCAGCGTCGATGCTTTCGGCCTAGGGGGCATTGACTTATACCTGTTCGCGCCAGGGGGTAAGAGGTATAAGATTCGCGAGGCTAAGAAGTTTAAGAAGCTGGCTAAAAAGAGCGACATGGTTGACGGATCGGGGCTGAAAAACACCCTGGAGCGCAAGACCATCGAGTATATGAAGGACGAAGAGGATTTTCAGTTCGTCGACAAGAAGGTCTTGATGGTCAGCGCCGTCGACCGTTTCGGGATGGCCGAGGCGCTGCACGAAGCCGGCGCCAAGATGGTCTTCGGCGACCTGATTTTCGGTCTAAAAATCCCGGTGGCCATCCGCAGCATGCGGCAGTTCGAGATCCTGGCCCGCATTCTGCTGCCGGTCGCCACCAAGCTGCCTTTTAAGGTCCTTTATCCGACCGGCTCCGAACAAGACAAGAAACCGCGCGACAAATACGGCAAGTATTATCGCGAAGCGGACATAATCGCCGGCGACTACCTGTTCATCAAGAAGTATATGCCGCAGGATATGGAGGGCAAGGTTATCATCACTAACACCGTTACGCCCGCCGACGTAGAGGAGCTCAAGAAACGTGGGGTAGCTTTGCTGATAACGACGACGCCGGAGTTCGAAGGCCGGTCGTTCGGCACAAACGTTATGGAGGCGACCTGTGTCGCGCTGCTCGGTAAGAACGCCGACGACATAACCCCCGAAGACTATCTAGAGGTTCTGCAGAAGCTAGGATTTAAGCCCAGGGTGGAGAGACTTGCCGAAACTGAAGACTAG
- a CDS encoding shikimate dehydrogenase, with protein sequence MGIVTRRYKIANRIPERITASMIKRKKPWAISEITGIKSKTGREAIGWFVVVPLLPSQILNLREKFVFKKIIKGAEVAAKLGAGIVGLGAFTALVGGAGKEIADASEIAVTTGNTYTVATAIEGAQKASALMGIEMPQATVAVIGATGSIGKIATNILSREAGLTYVVGRDMARLEALRDELPGNVVATINISDAVRRADIIVSVSSAVDAIINPADIKPGAVVCDVARPRDIAEVVAETRNDVLVIDGGVVKVPGHVDFHFDIGLPKGLALACMAETMILALEGRYEDYTIGREISVEQVREMQAMAAKHGFELAGFRSFEKALTDDQVRNIRRNAAKALRKNSVTLPT encoded by the coding sequence ATGGGCATTGTGACCAGGCGCTATAAAATAGCGAACCGGATTCCGGAACGGATAACGGCCTCTATGATCAAACGAAAGAAACCCTGGGCAATATCCGAGATCACCGGCATCAAATCAAAAACGGGACGAGAGGCCATCGGCTGGTTTGTCGTTGTTCCCCTTTTACCGTCGCAGATTCTCAACCTGCGAGAGAAATTCGTATTCAAGAAGATTATTAAGGGCGCCGAAGTGGCGGCCAAACTAGGCGCCGGCATCGTCGGCCTGGGCGCTTTTACCGCGCTGGTCGGAGGCGCCGGGAAAGAGATCGCCGACGCGTCGGAGATTGCCGTGACGACCGGAAACACTTACACGGTGGCGACGGCCATCGAGGGCGCGCAGAAAGCCTCGGCTTTGATGGGCATCGAGATGCCGCAGGCGACCGTAGCCGTTATCGGCGCGACCGGTAGTATCGGCAAGATAGCCACCAATATCTTAAGTCGCGAAGCCGGCTTGACCTATGTTGTAGGCCGGGACATGGCCAGGCTGGAAGCGTTGCGCGACGAGTTGCCGGGCAATGTCGTGGCAACCATCAATATCTCAGACGCCGTCCGGCGAGCCGACATTATTGTCTCCGTATCCAGCGCGGTAGACGCGATCATCAACCCGGCCGACATCAAGCCGGGCGCGGTCGTTTGTGATGTCGCCAGACCGCGGGATATCGCCGAGGTCGTAGCGGAAACGAGAAACGATGTCCTGGTAATCGACGGGGGCGTCGTCAAGGTTCCCGGTCACGTGGATTTTCATTTTGACATAGGTTTGCCGAAAGGACTGGCCTTGGCGTGCATGGCTGAAACGATGATACTTGCCCTGGAGGGACGGTACGAAGACTACACCATCGGCCGGGAGATCTCGGTCGAACAGGTTCGCGAGATGCAGGCTATGGCCGCCAAGCACGGTTTTGAACTAGCCGGCTTTCGCAGTTTTGAGAAAGCGCTAACCGATGACCAGGTTCGGAACATACGCCGTAACGCGGCCAAAGCCTTGAGAAAAAACTCTGTTACATTACCGACCTAA
- the greA gene encoding transcription elongation factor GreA, whose product MPKEIILTKHGKEMLEEELADLTNVRRKEVAKRLKEAKDFGDISENSEYEDAKNEQAFIEGRISEVQHILANAEIVSEPKGKKDKVRLGLVATLRDMETRKVHNFRIVGSFEADPDLMQISHESPVGQAILGKKVGDIVEIELPHGSLRYKVEDIKK is encoded by the coding sequence GTGCCCAAGGAAATCATTCTAACTAAACACGGCAAGGAGATGCTCGAAGAAGAGCTGGCCGACTTAACGAACGTGAGACGCAAGGAAGTCGCCAAGCGACTCAAGGAAGCCAAGGATTTCGGCGATATCTCCGAGAACTCCGAATACGAGGACGCGAAGAACGAGCAAGCCTTTATCGAAGGCAGGATCTCGGAAGTCCAGCACATTCTTGCTAACGCGGAAATAGTCAGCGAACCCAAGGGAAAGAAAGACAAAGTCAGGCTGGGCTTGGTGGCGACGTTGAGGGATATGGAAACCAGGAAGGTCCATAATTTCCGGATCGTCGGCTCGTTCGAGGCGGACCCCGATCTTATGCAGATATCTCATGAGTCACCGGTCGGCCAGGCTATTCTGGGTAAGAAGGTCGGCGATATCGTGGAAATCGAACTTCCTCACGGGTCTCTAAGGTATAAGGTAGAGGATATTAAGAAATGA
- the lysS gene encoding lysine--tRNA ligase, which yields MTEELNDLIVHRLQKLEHARDSGDDPYKSAYERTALVAEIETKHGSIEAGQHTGDKVSIAGRLMALRRHGKASFAELVDRTGRIQLYLAEDVLGEADYERFLTYDIGDIIGVSGEVFKTKRGQLSVEIADFSLLTKSMRPLPEKWHGLRDIETRYRQRYLDLIMNPEVKETFVRKTQIIAILRRLLDELGFMEVETPMLHPIPGGAAAKPFITHHHALDCDLYLRIAPELYLKRLIIGGLERVYEINKSFRNEGISIKHNPEFLMIEVYQAYADYRDMMDLTESLITGVIKEIKDSTTLVYQEIELNFTRPWRRLTMIDAIKEFTGREVSFDTSLDNLIKVAGEMKVELKPHLGKGGVITEIYEKAVEHLIEQPTFVIDYPRETSPLARQHPDNPELTERFELIIAGREVANAFSELTDPGDQRKRFEAQLKNKEAGDEEAHELDEDFIAALEYGMPPAGGLGIGVDRLVMLITDSASIRDVILFPQLKPKHAED from the coding sequence ATGACCGAAGAGCTGAACGATCTAATCGTTCACCGGCTCCAAAAACTCGAGCACGCCCGCGACTCGGGCGACGATCCCTATAAATCCGCGTACGAACGCACCGCCTTGGTCGCCGAGATTGAAACCAAACACGGTTCCATCGAGGCCGGCCAGCATACAGGTGACAAGGTCAGCATTGCCGGCCGGCTTATGGCCCTTAGGCGGCACGGCAAGGCTAGCTTCGCGGAACTTGTTGACAGGACCGGCCGCATCCAGCTGTACCTGGCCGAGGACGTCTTGGGCGAAGCCGATTATGAGCGTTTTCTGACCTACGACATCGGCGACATCATCGGGGTGTCCGGCGAGGTCTTCAAAACCAAACGCGGCCAGTTATCCGTTGAGATCGCCGACTTTTCGTTGCTGACCAAGTCGATGCGGCCTCTGCCTGAGAAATGGCACGGCTTGCGCGATATCGAAACCCGCTACCGCCAGAGATATCTTGACCTCATTATGAATCCCGAAGTCAAAGAGACATTTGTGCGCAAAACGCAGATCATTGCCATCTTACGAAGGCTTCTGGACGAGCTGGGATTCATGGAAGTGGAAACGCCTATGTTGCACCCGATTCCGGGCGGCGCGGCGGCCAAGCCGTTTATTACACATCATCACGCGCTGGACTGCGATCTGTATTTGCGCATCGCGCCGGAACTCTATTTAAAGAGGCTTATCATAGGGGGATTGGAGCGCGTCTATGAAATAAACAAGAGTTTCCGCAACGAGGGCATTTCCATTAAACACAATCCTGAATTTCTTATGATCGAGGTTTACCAGGCTTACGCCGATTATCGCGACATGATGGATTTGACCGAGTCCTTGATTACGGGGGTTATCAAGGAGATCAAGGACTCGACCACCCTGGTCTATCAGGAAATCGAGCTTAACTTCACGCGGCCTTGGCGTAGACTGACGATGATCGACGCCATAAAAGAATTTACCGGCCGAGAGGTTTCTTTCGACACGAGCCTGGACAATTTGATTAAGGTCGCGGGTGAAATGAAAGTGGAGCTTAAGCCGCACCTGGGCAAAGGCGGTGTTATCACGGAGATTTACGAGAAAGCGGTCGAGCACCTGATCGAACAGCCGACCTTCGTCATCGATTACCCGCGGGAAACATCGCCACTGGCCCGGCAGCACCCGGACAATCCTGAGCTGACGGAGCGTTTTGAGCTTATTATTGCCGGGCGGGAAGTCGCCAACGCGTTCTCCGAGTTAACCGATCCCGGCGACCAGCGCAAGCGTTTTGAAGCCCAGTTAAAGAATAAGGAAGCAGGCGACGAGGAAGCCCATGAACTGGATGAGGACTTCATAGCGGCGTTGGAATACGGCATGCCGCCGGCCGGCGGCTTAGGCATAGGTGTAGATCGTCTGGTTATGTTAATCACCGACAGCGCGTCCATCCGCGACGTAATACTTTTCCCGCAGCTCAAACCCAAACACGCGGAAGACTAG
- a CDS encoding ATP-dependent Clp protease ATP-binding subunit, producing the protein MFERFTERARRVVVLAREEARMLNQNYIGTEHLLLGLILEGEGVAAKALENLDISLEDVRLQVEKIIGRGEATSIGHIPFTPRAKKVLELSLREALQLGHNYIGTEHILLGLIREGEGVAARVLINLGADLERVRNEVIQLLSGAYTASGAAPTATPKEAGAKNALLDQFGRDLTQMAQDSKLDPVIGRKTEIDRVMQILSRRTKNNPVLIGEPGVGKTAVVEGFAQAIVQGRVPESLKGKRLYTLDLGALVAGSRYRGDFEERLKKLLKEIRARGDVIIFIDEVHNLVGAGAAEGAIDAASILKPALARGELQTIGATTLDEYRKYLEKDAALERRFQPVLVGEPSVDETIEILGGLRDRYEAHHGVTITDDALFAAGHLAERYISERFLPDKAIDLIDEAASRIKIRSMTAPPDFREMEERLKRLRQEKESAIEAQEYEKAANLRDRERKLLFEKMQMEKEWKKPASGRRVKVTEKDIAEVVSQWTGIPVHELTEEESEKLMRMEDALHMRIVGQDEAVKAISRAIRRGRAGLKDPRRPTGSFIFLGPSGVGKTELARTLAEFLFGDEDALIQLDMSEYMEKHSVSRLVGSPPGYVGYEEGGQLSEAVRRRPYSVVLLDEIEKAHPDVFNILLQILEDGRLTDNQGHAVDFRNAVIILTSNLGTRDIKKARGMGFKVAGHGEISYDEMKDSVIAELKRTFRPEFLNRVDDVIIFHELKPADIKVIVDIMVAGLQARLGAIGLKIKLSDASKDVLAKEGYDPTLGARPLRRALQRLVEDPLSETILKSKPKAGETITIDAADGKIVFVKGKDAKPEKLVGSKKKD; encoded by the coding sequence ATGTTTGAACGCTTCACCGAACGGGCCCGACGCGTGGTTGTCCTGGCGCGCGAAGAAGCCCGGATGCTTAACCAGAATTACATCGGAACCGAGCACCTGCTGCTCGGCTTGATTCTCGAGGGCGAAGGCGTCGCCGCCAAAGCTCTGGAAAACCTGGATATCAGCCTGGAAGATGTACGGCTTCAGGTAGAGAAGATCATCGGCCGGGGCGAAGCCACCTCGATCGGCCATATCCCGTTTACTCCTAGGGCCAAGAAGGTCCTTGAATTATCCCTGCGCGAAGCCTTGCAGCTAGGTCACAACTATATCGGGACCGAACACATCCTGCTTGGCTTGATTCGAGAGGGGGAGGGTGTCGCCGCCCGAGTTTTAATAAACCTGGGCGCCGACCTGGAACGCGTACGCAACGAGGTCATCCAACTCCTGTCCGGGGCCTATACGGCCAGCGGCGCAGCCCCTACGGCTACGCCGAAAGAAGCCGGCGCGAAGAACGCTCTGTTGGATCAGTTCGGCCGCGACTTGACGCAGATGGCCCAGGACAGCAAGCTCGATCCGGTCATCGGCCGGAAGACGGAGATCGACCGCGTCATGCAGATCCTGTCCCGCCGGACCAAGAATAATCCGGTTCTGATCGGCGAACCGGGCGTCGGCAAGACAGCCGTCGTCGAAGGTTTCGCCCAAGCGATTGTCCAAGGCCGCGTCCCGGAGAGTCTTAAGGGCAAACGGCTGTATACGCTGGATTTAGGCGCGCTGGTCGCCGGTTCGCGCTATCGGGGCGACTTCGAGGAACGATTGAAGAAGCTCTTAAAAGAGATCCGGGCGCGGGGCGACGTTATCATCTTTATCGACGAAGTCCACAACCTGGTCGGAGCAGGCGCCGCGGAAGGCGCCATCGACGCCGCCAGTATCCTAAAACCGGCGCTCGCCAGGGGCGAACTCCAGACGATCGGCGCGACCACTCTCGACGAATACCGTAAATATTTGGAAAAAGACGCCGCCCTGGAACGCCGCTTTCAACCCGTCCTAGTCGGCGAACCGAGCGTGGACGAAACGATTGAGATTTTGGGCGGCTTGCGCGACCGTTACGAGGCGCATCATGGGGTAACCATTACCGACGACGCGCTGTTCGCCGCCGGCCACCTGGCCGAACGCTATATCTCCGAGAGATTTCTGCCGGATAAGGCCATTGATCTTATCGACGAGGCGGCCAGCCGGATCAAGATCCGGAGCATGACGGCGCCGCCTGATTTCCGGGAGATGGAAGAGCGGTTGAAGCGGCTGCGGCAGGAAAAAGAGTCGGCCATCGAAGCCCAGGAATACGAGAAAGCGGCCAATCTCCGCGATCGAGAGAGAAAGCTCCTTTTCGAGAAGATGCAGATGGAGAAGGAATGGAAGAAACCCGCCTCAGGCCGTCGCGTTAAGGTCACGGAAAAAGATATCGCCGAAGTCGTTAGCCAATGGACAGGCATCCCTGTTCACGAGCTGACCGAGGAAGAATCGGAAAAACTGATGCGCATGGAAGACGCGCTCCATATGAGGATCGTCGGACAGGACGAGGCGGTCAAAGCCATCTCCCGGGCCATCAGGCGCGGCCGGGCCGGCTTGAAGGATCCGCGGCGGCCGACCGGTTCCTTTATATTCCTTGGCCCGTCGGGTGTCGGCAAAACGGAGCTCGCCAGGACTTTGGCTGAGTTTCTGTTCGGCGATGAGGACGCTTTGATTCAGCTCGACATGAGCGAATACATGGAGAAGCATTCGGTTTCGCGGTTGGTCGGCTCGCCGCCGGGCTACGTCGGGTACGAGGAAGGCGGTCAGCTGTCGGAAGCGGTCCGTCGCCGTCCGTATTCGGTCGTTCTCTTGGACGAGATCGAGAAAGCGCATCCGGACGTTTTTAACATCCTGTTACAGATACTTGAGGACGGGCGGTTGACCGATAACCAGGGCCATGCCGTCGATTTTCGCAACGCGGTTATAATTCTTACATCAAACCTAGGCACACGCGATATCAAGAAAGCGCGAGGCATGGGCTTTAAGGTGGCCGGCCACGGCGAAATCTCTTACGATGAAATGAAAGACAGCGTCATAGCTGAACTTAAACGGACTTTCCGACCCGAGTTCCTAAACCGTGTCGACGACGTTATCATCTTCCATGAGCTTAAACCGGCCGACATCAAGGTGATCGTCGACATTATGGTCGCCGGTCTGCAAGCGCGCTTGGGCGCGATCGGCCTTAAGATTAAACTGTCCGACGCCTCCAAGGACGTCTTAGCCAAAGAAGGATATGACCCTACCTTGGGCGCGAGACCGCTTAGACGGGCGCTCCAGCGGCTGGTTGAGGATCCGTTGAGCGAGACTATTCTAAAAAGTAAACCGAAGGCCGGCGAGACGATAACCATCGACGCCGCTGACGGAAAAATAGTCTTCGTCAAAGGCAAAGACGCCAAGCCGGAGAAACTGGTCGGCAGCAAGAAGAAAGATTAG
- the radA gene encoding DNA repair protein RadA: MKTAGTAYRCGDCGYVSLQWLGRCPECGEWNSFIAEAATPVKSGKSKAKAARSGISSGLPQPLNVVSAAETPRFTSGYEELDRVLGGGIVPGSLVLLGGEPGIGKSTLLLQLALRVADAGETVLIASGEESEKQVRMRADRLGQAADGLYVAAETNIERIIQSAETLTPSVLVVDSIQTMSDPETSGGAGSLNQVKECTHRLLTAAKSGGTAVFIVGHVTKEGAIAGPRVLEHMVDTVLYFEGERHQSHRIVRAVKNRFGSTDEIGVFDMGDSGLREVANPSEIFIADRRRGTPGSVVVASIEGTRSFLVELQALAAPTSLAYPRRVAAGLDYQRLALLTAVLERRAGLKLGTQDVYVSAAGGLKIVEPAADLGIALAIASAFKGKPLTAETVVFGEIGLSGEVRFVSHAERRIKEAARLGFKTAIVPPGAAKTGIKGIDIIEVTNVRDALNRLSAN, translated from the coding sequence ATGAAGACGGCCGGGACCGCTTATCGCTGCGGCGATTGCGGATATGTTTCTCTCCAATGGCTCGGCCGATGCCCGGAATGCGGCGAATGGAACTCTTTTATCGCCGAGGCCGCTACGCCGGTTAAAAGCGGTAAATCCAAAGCAAAAGCAGCCCGTTCAGGTATTTCTTCCGGCTTGCCCCAACCTCTAAATGTTGTCAGCGCCGCCGAAACCCCGCGCTTTACCAGCGGGTACGAGGAGTTGGACAGGGTTTTGGGCGGCGGCATCGTCCCGGGTTCGCTGGTGCTGCTTGGGGGCGAGCCCGGCATCGGTAAATCAACGCTTCTGCTTCAACTTGCCCTGCGTGTGGCGGACGCTGGCGAAACCGTGCTTATTGCCTCGGGCGAGGAATCCGAGAAACAGGTAAGAATGAGGGCCGACCGTTTAGGCCAGGCGGCCGACGGGCTTTATGTCGCGGCCGAAACGAACATCGAGCGAATAATCCAGTCCGCGGAGACGCTCACCCCGTCTGTCCTGGTCGTTGATTCCATTCAGACCATGAGCGATCCGGAAACCTCAGGCGGCGCGGGAAGCCTAAACCAGGTCAAGGAATGCACTCACCGCTTACTCACGGCGGCCAAGTCGGGCGGCACCGCGGTTTTTATTGTCGGACACGTCACCAAGGAAGGTGCGATCGCGGGTCCCCGCGTCCTCGAACACATGGTGGACACGGTTCTCTATTTCGAGGGCGAGCGGCACCAAAGCCACCGAATTGTTCGCGCCGTCAAGAACAGGTTCGGTTCGACAGACGAGATAGGCGTTTTTGACATGGGCGACTCGGGATTGAGAGAAGTCGCCAATCCGTCCGAGATATTCATCGCCGACAGGCGCCGGGGAACGCCCGGCAGCGTAGTCGTCGCCTCTATTGAAGGGACGCGTTCCTTCCTAGTCGAACTGCAGGCTTTGGCGGCGCCGACTTCATTAGCCTACCCGCGTCGCGTCGCGGCGGGACTTGATTACCAAAGATTGGCGCTGCTGACGGCGGTTTTAGAACGCCGGGCTGGATTAAAACTCGGGACTCAGGACGTCTACGTAAGCGCGGCGGGCGGTTTGAAAATTGTGGAACCGGCAGCTGACCTTGGAATCGCCCTAGCCATCGCCTCTGCCTTTAAAGGCAAGCCGCTGACGGCGGAGACGGTTGTTTTCGGGGAAATCGGCTTAAGCGGAGAGGTCAGATTCGTCTCGCACGCCGAACGCCGGATTAAGGAAGCGGCCAGGCTGGGTTTTAAGACAGCCATAGTGCCGCCGGGCGCGGCCAAGACCGGAATCAAAGGAATAGATATAATAGAGGTAACCAACGTCAGGGACGCGTTGAACCGGCTCTCGGCAAACTAG